A genomic stretch from Antarcticibacterium flavum includes:
- a CDS encoding transposase, which translates to MDSLELKVPAEDLEEHLSKLRVQSSSDRKAKGNKAPKEQQSITASKSELQEIRSRNKKWSKDQDMKPGAKNKGSKYTSNKTHYSPTDPDARISVKPGKARKLNYLCNIAVDTRTNVITDVQAYHTDKKDTKYLQDTARRLNRRLRREGLIWENVLADAGYSSGENYAYFENKGLTTYIPPHGTYKGGPEGFQYFKEGNYWLCPQGKKVIHRNQKMENGNLKDNYFTTRADCKGCPIKTACIGKSHEKRINITAYREEYNRNIERVNSRRGRYMKGKRQSTVEPVFGTLKEFMGLRKINTIGIRQANKCMHLAAIAYNLKKYLKFTTKRVKSGAGQLASPSPFKNLLQELINLPVRQLHLSY; encoded by the coding sequence ATGGATAGCCTGGAGCTTAAAGTCCCGGCAGAAGATCTCGAGGAGCATCTCTCAAAGCTGCGTGTGCAAAGCAGCAGCGACCGAAAGGCCAAAGGGAACAAAGCTCCTAAAGAACAACAAAGTATAACTGCCAGTAAATCTGAACTACAGGAGATCAGGAGCCGAAACAAGAAATGGAGCAAGGACCAGGATATGAAACCCGGCGCAAAAAATAAAGGCAGTAAATACACCAGCAACAAAACCCATTACAGCCCTACAGATCCCGATGCGCGGATTAGTGTCAAACCCGGTAAGGCCAGGAAACTGAATTATCTGTGCAACATCGCCGTTGATACCAGGACAAATGTGATAACAGATGTACAAGCCTACCACACAGATAAAAAAGACACTAAATACCTTCAGGACACCGCCAGGAGATTAAACAGACGTCTTCGCCGGGAAGGCCTCATCTGGGAAAATGTACTGGCAGATGCCGGTTACAGCAGTGGTGAAAATTATGCATATTTCGAAAACAAAGGTCTTACTACTTATATTCCCCCACATGGAACTTACAAAGGTGGACCGGAGGGTTTCCAATATTTCAAAGAAGGGAATTACTGGCTATGTCCCCAGGGGAAAAAGGTAATTCACCGTAATCAGAAAATGGAAAACGGAAACCTAAAGGATAATTATTTTACTACAAGAGCCGATTGTAAAGGCTGTCCCATAAAAACGGCCTGCATTGGTAAAAGCCACGAAAAACGAATCAATATCACAGCTTATCGCGAGGAATATAACAGAAATATTGAGCGAGTAAATAGCAGGCGTGGTCGTTATATGAAAGGGAAACGCCAAAGCACGGTGGAGCCTGTCTTCGGAACTCTCAAGGAATTTATGGGCCTCCGGAAAATAAACACCATCGGAATTCGCCAGGCAAATAAATGTATGCACCTGGCCGCCATTGCATATAACCTCAAAAAATATCTGAAATTCACCACAAAACGGGTAAAATCGGGAGCAGGACAGCTTGCTTCGCCTTCTCCTTTTAAAAACCTCCTCCAGGAGCTTATAAACTTACCTGTAAGACAACTTCATTTGAGTTATTAA
- a CDS encoding transposase — protein sequence MQDKKDYQEKLFTSFRLSDRIPKENFYRRLKEALNLDFLYPLTQKFYGGSGQKSIDPVVYFKICLVGYLENITTDRGVMDHCAMRLDILYFLG from the coding sequence ATGCAAGACAAAAAAGATTATCAGGAAAAACTCTTCACTTCTTTTAGGTTGAGTGATCGAATTCCAAAAGAAAATTTTTATCGTCGATTAAAGGAAGCCCTTAACCTGGATTTTCTCTATCCTCTTACTCAAAAATTCTACGGCGGGAGCGGACAAAAAAGTATCGACCCCGTGGTGTATTTCAAGATCTGCCTGGTGGGATATCTTGAGAATATCACTACAGATCGTGGCGTGATGGACCACTGCGCCATGCGACTGGACATCCTTTATTTTTTGGGTTAA